One region of Edaphobacter bradus genomic DNA includes:
- a CDS encoding TetR/AcrR family transcriptional regulator gives MARLRSPEKRAAILRAAVKEIAEGGLGASTAKIAKAAGLAEGTLFTYFANKEELLNELYLELKSEVYSRINADFPQKAGPERRAWHVWSSFLDWAIEFPAKRKVSVLLNVSDLITSETRARTSEHRELIDATLSELDGRGALKGLPAGFAAATILAMQEATIDFITKHPKRRNELTERVFAMVWRALR, from the coding sequence ATGGCACGACTGAGGAGTCCTGAAAAACGCGCCGCGATTCTTCGGGCGGCTGTGAAGGAGATCGCTGAGGGCGGACTGGGCGCGTCTACGGCGAAGATCGCAAAGGCGGCAGGACTTGCCGAAGGCACGCTGTTTACTTACTTCGCGAATAAAGAAGAGCTGCTGAACGAGCTTTATCTGGAGCTGAAGAGTGAGGTGTACAGCAGGATCAACGCAGATTTTCCGCAGAAGGCGGGGCCTGAACGCCGTGCATGGCATGTGTGGTCGAGCTTTCTCGACTGGGCGATCGAGTTTCCGGCTAAGCGGAAGGTCTCGGTGCTGTTGAATGTGTCGGACCTGATCACGTCGGAGACGCGAGCGAGAACCTCGGAGCACCGGGAGCTGATCGATGCGACGCTGAGCGAGTTGGACGGGCGCGGGGCGCTGAAGGGTCTGCCTGCGGGGTTCGCCGCGGCGACGATATTGGCGATGCAGGAGGCGACGATAGACTTCATTACAAAGCACCCGAAGCGGCGTAACGAGTTGACGGAGCGGGTATTTGCGATGGTGTGGCGGGCCCTGAGGTAG
- a CDS encoding SDR family NAD(P)-dependent oxidoreductase: MAKVWLITGSGNGLGRDIAEAALAAGDSVVAGARRTEELAPLVAQFGERVKPVRLEVRDEEAAKAAVKLAVDTFGRLDVLVNNAGYGQLGPFEQMSAEDFKAVVDTCFYGVVYTTRAAIPIMRKQKSGHIFQISSIGGRLAYGGNTPYHAAKWAVGGFSDALAMEVAPFGVKVCTLEPGGIRTNWARRAGQNIPEFLPEYEASVGQIFKLLRTIEGREEGNPRKIAELTVQLANSDDVPVRLILGVDAEKRVQQAEAARAAEAEKFHALTVSTVFEDAESILDLINR; this comes from the coding sequence ATGGCGAAGGTTTGGTTGATTACGGGAAGTGGAAACGGTTTAGGGCGCGATATCGCCGAAGCCGCGCTGGCTGCGGGCGACAGCGTTGTGGCCGGCGCGCGGCGGACTGAGGAGCTTGCTCCGCTGGTGGCTCAGTTTGGGGAGCGCGTGAAGCCGGTGAGGCTCGAGGTGCGCGATGAGGAGGCCGCAAAGGCTGCGGTGAAGCTGGCCGTGGATACGTTTGGCCGGCTGGATGTGCTGGTGAACAACGCGGGGTATGGTCAGCTGGGACCGTTTGAGCAGATGAGCGCGGAGGACTTCAAGGCCGTGGTGGACACCTGCTTCTACGGCGTCGTGTACACGACCCGGGCTGCGATTCCTATAATGCGAAAGCAGAAGAGCGGCCATATCTTCCAGATCTCATCGATCGGGGGGCGTCTCGCCTACGGAGGAAATACGCCGTACCACGCTGCAAAGTGGGCTGTCGGCGGGTTCAGCGACGCACTGGCGATGGAGGTTGCGCCGTTTGGTGTCAAGGTGTGCACACTGGAGCCGGGCGGCATCCGGACGAACTGGGCACGGCGAGCAGGCCAGAACATCCCTGAGTTTCTGCCCGAGTACGAGGCTTCCGTTGGACAGATTTTCAAACTTCTACGGACCATCGAGGGACGGGAGGAGGGCAACCCGCGCAAAATCGCCGAGCTGACTGTACAACTGGCAAACAGCGACGACGTCCCCGTGCGGCTGATCCTGGGTGTGGATGCTGAGAAGCGGGTGCAGCAGGCGGAGGCCGCGCGTGCGGCGGAGGCTGAAAAGTTCCATGCTCTCACGGTATCGACCGTGTTTGAGGACGCGGAGTCTATCCTTGATCTGATTAATCGTTAG
- the add gene encoding adenosine deaminase, with translation MSHLPKVELHLHLDCSLSFEAVSRLDPSISRAEFETGFIAPRRCTSLADFLTRAPRGFRLMQSEAALELVTEDIFQQLAADGVIYAEIRFAPLLHLEKGLTPAAVVAAVDRATERCIAATGVEARLILCTLRHFTPEQSLLTAQLVRRFQGSRVVALDIAGDEAGFPIDAHIPAFRYALEHNLHRTAHAGEARGPDSVWETLRAFQPTRIGHGVRSIEDASLVEHLRRERIHLEVCPSSNVQTCASPSYEEHAVDQLFRAGVSLGINTDCRTITNITLEEEYAQLREHFQWTPDHLFTCNRNALNAAFVEDPERQRLLSRLASA, from the coding sequence ATGTCCCATCTCCCGAAAGTTGAGCTGCACCTCCACCTCGACTGCTCTCTGAGCTTCGAAGCAGTCTCCCGCCTCGATCCCTCGATCTCCCGCGCCGAGTTCGAAACCGGCTTTATCGCCCCGCGCCGCTGCACCAGTCTGGCCGACTTCCTCACCCGCGCGCCGCGAGGCTTTCGCCTCATGCAGAGCGAAGCCGCCCTCGAGCTCGTCACCGAGGACATCTTCCAGCAGCTCGCCGCCGATGGAGTCATCTACGCCGAGATCCGCTTCGCGCCCCTGCTCCATCTCGAGAAAGGCCTCACCCCCGCCGCGGTGGTGGCCGCCGTCGATCGCGCGACCGAGCGCTGCATCGCCGCTACCGGTGTTGAGGCCCGCCTGATCCTCTGCACCCTGCGGCACTTCACCCCCGAGCAGTCCCTGCTCACCGCGCAGCTCGTCCGCCGCTTCCAGGGCAGTCGGGTCGTCGCCCTCGACATCGCCGGCGACGAGGCCGGCTTTCCCATTGACGCGCACATCCCGGCGTTTCGCTATGCACTCGAACACAACCTCCATCGCACCGCGCACGCTGGCGAGGCACGCGGACCCGACAGCGTATGGGAGACCCTCCGCGCCTTTCAGCCCACCCGCATCGGCCACGGCGTCCGCAGCATCGAGGACGCGTCCCTGGTTGAGCACCTCCGCCGCGAGCGCATCCACCTCGAAGTCTGCCCCTCCAGCAACGTCCAGACCTGCGCCTCTCCCTCCTACGAAGAGCACGCCGTGGATCAGCTCTTCCGCGCCGGAGTCTCCCTCGGCATCAACACCGACTGCCGCACGATCACCAACATCACGCTGGAGGAGGAGTACGCCCAGCTCCGGGAGCACTTCCAATGGACGCCGGACCATCTCTTCACCTGCAATCGCAACGCTCTGAACGCTGCCTTCGTCGAAGACCCCGAGCGGCAGCGGCT